The genomic segment CCGAACCAGGCCGAGACATCGCCCTGTACCTTGGGATCGAGGGAATGCTCGATCCAGAGATAGGCGCAGTTCGGGTGAGCCGCATTGGCCGCCAGCATCGTTGTATCGGCCCAACCCGTGGCGCCCTCCTGGGGAATAGTCGAGGCGATCGGCTGCTTGTCGAACTGAAGGGTGTTCACCTGGAACGGCCAGGAGCCGGAAGCGACGACGCCTTCGGTCTTGAAGTCGTCGACCTGCACCGCGGCGTCGTGCCAATAGCGGCTGACCAGTGCCCGCTGCCCCTTGAGGAGCGCGATTGCCGCGGCGTACTGATCCTCGTTGAGCTCATAGGGGTCCTTGATGCCCAGTTCCGGCTTGGCGGTCATCAGGTAGTTTGCGGCATCGGCGATGTAGATCGGCCCGTCATAGGCCTGCACCCTGCCTTCGTTGGACTTGCCGTCCGGAAAATCCATCTTCTCGAACACGACGTTCCAGCTGGTCGGCGCTTCCCTGAAGACATCGGTGTTGTACATCAGCACATTGGGCCCCCACTGGTAAGGGACGCCATAATGCTGGCCATCGACGGTGAACCAGGCGCCATCCTTGAGCCTGTCGTCGACGCTCGCCCAGCTCGGGATGAGATCGGTATTGACCGGCACGACCTTCTTGCCTGCCACCAGGCGGAGCGACGCATCGCCGGAAGCCGTCACGAGATCGAACCCGCCCTGGTTCATCAGCGTGACCATTTCGTCGGACGTGGCTGCCGTCTTGACGTTGACCTTGCAACCGGTGGCCTTTTCGAACCCAGTCACCCAGTCATAGGCAGGGTCGGACTCGCCGCGCTCGATATAGCCCGGCCAGGCCACGATATTGAGTTCGCCCTCTCCGGCCCCCACGGCGGTCATGGCGTTCTGCGCCAGCACCTGCCCGTTGAACGCCGCTACCATAGTCAGGGCCAGTGAAGTCTTGATTATGGATTTCATGACGTAGTCTCCCGTTCCCTTGGCGGGCATCCGGCGTCCCTCCGCCCAATGCCTTGAGAGAACAGTATCCCTGCGGTTACCGTTCGCAAATTCATTCGAGAGAATGGTAATATCGATTATTCCGATACCACACGCCCGCGCTGGCGCGCGTGCTGGGCCTGGGCAATGCCGATGAAGTCACGTGCCGCCTGCGGCAGGGCCGACCCGCGCCGCCAGACCATGCCGACCTGCACGACCGGCAGGGAGCCGGCAATATCCCGGCTTTCGATGCGGTCCCCTTCAAGCGACCACGGCCGATAGATGAGGTCGGGTAGCAACGCTATGCCGGCGCCCGTCGCCACGAGGCTGCGGACCGCCTCGACCGACCGCGTCCGAAATGCCACGTGGGGACGGGCACCCAGGGCCCCCAGCAGCTTGCCGGTATATTCCTCTGTCTCGTCGACCGTGAGCATGATCAGCGGCTCGCTGGCAATGTCGGCGACGTTGATGATATCGGCTCCGCCCAGGCGATGGCCGAGCGGCAGCCAGAGGCGATAGGGCGATGTCTCGAAAATCTCCGCCTGCAACGCAACCCGGTCGCGCAGGTTCGAAATCACCATCACCGCCACATCCAGTTCGCCGCCGATCAGTAGGTGCTCGAGGTAGTCGCCATTGTCCTCGATCGCCGTCACTTCCACACTTGGAAAGGCCCGGCGATAACGCGCCAGCAGGTCCGAAAGCACATAGCCCGCCACCAGCGAGGTAACGCCAAGGTGCAGGAGCCCGGAAGCCGGTTCCTCCTCGTCGGTGAAGCTGCGACGCGCGTCCGAGACACTGGCCAGGATGCGGGTGGCGTGGCGCATGAACTGGTGGCCCTTCTGGGTGATCGACAGCCCGCGCCGATGCCGCTCGAAGAGTTCCACGCCCAGGTCCTGCTCGAGGTCCTTGATGGCTTCGGTCACCGCCGACTGGCTGATCGACAAGGTCTGCGCCGCACCCGACACAGTCCCCTGCTCGGCAACGGCAATGAAGTACTGGAGCTGCCGGATCGTGAAAGCCATGAACACTTAAAGCATTGGCACAAGCGCCGCTCAATCGCTATGGAAGCGAACCAACCGAGGCAAGGAGCAAACATGGGCAGCCGGGCCAACAGCCAAGCCGCAGTCGAACGCCGGATACGCAGGGTGGCGCAGCGCCGCGGGCTGAGCCTGCTTATCGCCCAGAAGCGCAACCCCAAGATCGACGCCCATGGTGGCTACATGCTGCGCGACGACGACACCTTCGCGATCGTCTTCGGTAATGTCGGCTATGACTTCAGTGCCGACCTGGAGGAAATCGAGGCCTGGCTCGACGAGGCCGACGAGGAAGGCTCAGCGTAGCGACGCGATAACGCCGCGCAGCCAGGCGCGCGCTGCCCGGACGTGTTTCGCCGCGGCCTGCCAGAGGCCAGTGGACCTGACCCAGCCCAGCGCCTTGTCGCGCAGTCCCACCAGCCACTCCATCAGCCGCCGGAACCAGCCGATCTTCATCAGCTGGCCGTGCCCGGTGTGGTAGATGCGGTCGCACGTAAAGATAGAGAGAATCTCGGCCGCAACGAGCAGCACCGTTCCCTCAACGACATGGCCGGTGGCGCCCCAATAGAGGGCGAAAACCTTGGCGGGCTCGATGATGACAAAGGGCACCGCCAGGAGCACAAGCACCACATAGGGTGGCAGCCGCGCGATGATGGCGCCCACCAACTCGAAGATACGCAGACCCGAAAGCCACCCGATGAACGGCCGGAACAGCGGGAACAGCAACTCGTCCAGCGCCATGTAGACGATGACCACCACGGCGACGACAAACCGGGCCAACGCGCGCAAGGCACGCAGATAGGCAGGCCGGCGGGGAGGTTGGCGTTGGCTCATGCCAGTCCTTTCGAGTGCTGGACGTAAGCATGCCGCCCAGCCTTGCAAGGGGCGGCGCCACGGCCATCGCTGCACCCGGCCGTAGCCGGGGACGACTAAGGTCGTACCATCGCTTCGAATTTTACGATGGAACTATTCGCGCGGAGCCGCCGTTTTTTCACCAGCGCGTATCGACGCGTCATCTCAAGAGCATCGGGCGGCGCGACCGCCAGGAGGCAAGACGATGTACGACACGAACCCCATCCGGCGCGGTGCGACAGCTCTCGCCACTCAAGAAGACACCCGGCGTGCACGTCTGATGGTGCTCATGGCCGCGATCATTCCTGCGGCCGCCATCCTCGTCGCCTGCGCCACCATGCTGGCGGCCATCTAGGCCGCCCTAGACCAAGGACTGTGTCCCATGACCCTTGGCACCATACTGCTCATCATCATCATTCTGGTGCTCGTTGGCGCCCTGCCGACCTGGGGTTACAGCCGGGGCTGGGGTTACTACCCATCAGGCATCGTCGGCATCATCCTTGTGGTGGTGCTCATCTTGCTGCTGATGGGACGCATATAGTTCAGAGCGCGGCAACGGCGGTCCCTGCAAACCGTCGGCGCTCAAGCGGGCAAGGTCGCCCCCCTTGTGCCCGCAACGCCACCCCGGTCCAGACGGCCGGGGTGGCTTGATTTTCGGGAACTTTTTGCCGTTGTGGCCGTTCTAGTCGGGAGCCTTTTCCGAGGAGAATTGATTATGGCCAGCACCGGCGACCTAGCACCGAACCGCACGACCCAGCGCAAGGCGAGCACCAGCAACGGCGCAGCCAATCGCGCGGCTCTCGCCAAGCGCGAGGAACATCTTGAAGAGATGGTCAACCAGCTTCAGGAAGACATCAAAGCCATTGCCGCCACCCTGGCACGCATGGGCAACGACAAGGTCTCGACCGCCAAGGAAACCGCCAAGCACGAAGCGAGCAAAGTGGTGGCCCAGGGACAGCAGATGGTTGACGATCTTTCCGGCCAGGCCGGGGAACTCGAACGCCAGCTCAAGGACACGATTCGCGAGCGTCCGCTGACTGCCGTCGCTAGCGCGGTCGGCATCGGTTTCATCCTGGCCCTGCTTGCCCGGAAATAACGCATGCACCTGTTCGCCCAGTTCGCAACGCTTTTCGGCCTCGAAGCCGAAGCGCTGGTGGATCGCGCCAAGAGCCAGGCCATCGTCGCCGGAGCGATCGGCTTTTTCGCCCTGATCGCCGTGGCGTTCCTGCTGGTGGCGGCTTATCTGGGGCTGGCCGGTTGGCTTGGCCCGATCTGGGGTGCCCTCGCTATTGCCGGAGCGGCCATCGTCATCGCGCTCGTGATCTATGTCTGGGCGCGCATGGCCGAAGCCAATCGCAAGCGGATCGCCGCGGAACGCCGCCGGCAGAGCGAGGCCAACAGCCTCATCACCACGGCGGCTCTCACTGCCATCCCCATGGCCCTTTCCTCCCCGACAATCCGGCGTGTCGGCCTGCCGTTAGCCGCGCTGGCGGCGGTGATCTTCTTTTCGCGCCACGAGCGACCGCCCGGCGAAAGCCAGGATTAGGCCGATAGCGGAAACGAGATACGGGCTTCCGCGCCTTCGGGCGGGAAGCCCAGCTCCACCGAACTCTCCAGGACCTTGGCCAGGCTGCGCTCGATGAGGCGCGCGCCGAGGCCGTATTCGATGGGCTCGGCGATTTCCGGCCCCCCCCTCTCGCGCCAGGTCAAATCCACCCAGCGTTGCGGGCCGCTGCGGACCGTCCAGGTGACGTCCACCCGGCCGTTGGGCACACTTAGGGCCCCGAACCGCAAGGCATTGGACATCAGCTCGTTCAGGATGATGCCGAGGCCAAGGGCATGATCGGGCGGCAACGCCACCTCCGGCCCCGCCAGGCGGAGGCGGTCGGTATCGTGTTCGAGCTGGTCGCCCATCTGCATGTAGATGAGTTCTTCCATGCCGATGCCGGACCAGTCCCGGTCGGACAACGCGGCGTGCGAATCCGAAAGTGCCCTGAGCCTGCCGGAAAAGGCATGAATGAACGCCTCGGGATCCGGGCTGCGCCGCATCGTCTGGCGCGCCAGCGATTGAATCATGGCCAGGGTATTCTTGACCCGATGGTTGAGCTCGAGCAGCAGCAGGCGCTGGTGCTCGGCGGCTTCCCGCGTCTCGGTCACGTCGAGATTGATGCCCATCATCACCAGTGGCTTGCCGGCCCCATCGCGCTGATAGACGCGCCCGCGCGCCACCAGCCAGCGATCGGTACCGAGCACCCGGAACTCGGCATGATAGTCGACCCCCTCGCCGAACGAAGCCTGGATTGCCTTGTCGACTCCCTCCCGGTCATCGGGGTGTATCTTTTCGATCAAGGCCTGCGCTGAGATATTGCGCACCCCTTCGAGTCCGAACATGGCGCGCAGGATGTCGTTTACGACCATCTCGTCGGTTCGCAGGTCCCAGACCCAGCTGCCCACCTGGCCCGCCTCGAGCGTAAGGGCATGCCGCCACTCCTCCCGGGTGAGCGCCGCAGCCGTTCGCGCGCTCGCCCGCGCCTCGTGCTTCAGTTCGAAGCAGGAGCCCATGAGGTCGGCAATATCGTTGAGCTGCCCGATCTGATCGGCGTCGGGCGCCAGGCCCGGCTCTTGCGAAAGCACGCAAAGTGCGCCGACCCGCTGCCCCCGCACGGTTACTGGGTAGGCCAGGAAAGAGCGCACCGCCGGCTCGTCCCTGACGATGGCGTCGCTGGAAAAGCGGGCATCGCCGACGGCGTCGGCCACCAGCAGAAAAGGGGCTTCATCCGCAATGGCATAGGCGGCGGGCGAAAGCCCATACGCATGCGTCCAGCGTGACACGTCAAGGCCATAAGCCGCGCGCACCTGCAGCCCATCGGGCCCCACTATGCCCAGATAGGCCAGGGATGCGCCTAGCGCTCGTGCCCCCAGTCGGGTCAGCCGGTCCAGATCGGTGTCTGCGTCTGCTTCCAGCACGGATAGCGCCGCAAGTGCGCTGCGACGGTTCTCGTTTTCAACGGCTTGCCTGATCTGTTCCGGCAGTGACCGTATGGCAGGTGTTACCACAGGTTCGTTTTCTTCATAAGCGCCCCCAAACACGGCCCAAACGCTTCACCGCGTCCATGGTTCCGCCTTATTTCCACAAAAGGTCTGGCGCGCTAAGATGA from the Youhaiella tibetensis genome contains:
- a CDS encoding ABC transporter substrate-binding protein produces the protein MVAAFNGQVLAQNAMTAVGAGEGELNIVAWPGYIERGESDPAYDWVTGFEKATGCKVNVKTAATSDEMVTLMNQGGFDLVTASGDASLRLVAGKKVVPVNTDLIPSWASVDDRLKDGAWFTVDGQHYGVPYQWGPNVLMYNTDVFREAPTSWNVVFEKMDFPDGKSNEGRVQAYDGPIYIADAANYLMTAKPELGIKDPYELNEDQYAAAIALLKGQRALVSRYWHDAAVQVDDFKTEGVVASGSWPFQVNTLQFDKQPIASTIPQEGATGWADTTMLAANAAHPNCAYLWIEHSLDPKVQGDVSAWFGSVPVVPAACTASDLLGPEGCKTNGFDNFDKIKFWKTPTATCSQGTCVPYSRWVSDYIAVMGG
- a CDS encoding LysR substrate-binding domain-containing protein, yielding MAFTIRQLQYFIAVAEQGTVSGAAQTLSISQSAVTEAIKDLEQDLGVELFERHRRGLSITQKGHQFMRHATRILASVSDARRSFTDEEEPASGLLHLGVTSLVAGYVLSDLLARYRRAFPSVEVTAIEDNGDYLEHLLIGGELDVAVMVISNLRDRVALQAEIFETSPYRLWLPLGHRLGGADIINVADIASEPLIMLTVDETEEYTGKLLGALGARPHVAFRTRSVEAVRSLVATGAGIALLPDLIYRPWSLEGDRIESRDIAGSLPVVQVGMVWRRGSALPQAARDFIGIAQAQHARQRGRVVSE
- a CDS encoding DUF3309 family protein, coding for MTLGTILLIIIILVLVGALPTWGYSRGWGYYPSGIVGIILVVVLILLLMGRI
- a CDS encoding DUF883 family protein, whose translation is MASTGDLAPNRTTQRKASTSNGAANRAALAKREEHLEEMVNQLQEDIKAIAATLARMGNDKVSTAKETAKHEASKVVAQGQQMVDDLSGQAGELERQLKDTIRERPLTAVASAVGIGFILALLARK
- a CDS encoding phage holin family protein; amino-acid sequence: MHLFAQFATLFGLEAEALVDRAKSQAIVAGAIGFFALIAVAFLLVAAYLGLAGWLGPIWGALAIAGAAIVIALVIYVWARMAEANRKRIAAERRRQSEANSLITTAALTAIPMALSSPTIRRVGLPLAALAAVIFFSRHERPPGESQD
- a CDS encoding sensor histidine kinase, giving the protein MLEADADTDLDRLTRLGARALGASLAYLGIVGPDGLQVRAAYGLDVSRWTHAYGLSPAAYAIADEAPFLLVADAVGDARFSSDAIVRDEPAVRSFLAYPVTVRGQRVGALCVLSQEPGLAPDADQIGQLNDIADLMGSCFELKHEARASARTAAALTREEWRHALTLEAGQVGSWVWDLRTDEMVVNDILRAMFGLEGVRNISAQALIEKIHPDDREGVDKAIQASFGEGVDYHAEFRVLGTDRWLVARGRVYQRDGAGKPLVMMGINLDVTETREAAEHQRLLLLELNHRVKNTLAMIQSLARQTMRRSPDPEAFIHAFSGRLRALSDSHAALSDRDWSGIGMEELIYMQMGDQLEHDTDRLRLAGPEVALPPDHALGLGIILNELMSNALRFGALSVPNGRVDVTWTVRSGPQRWVDLTWRERGGPEIAEPIEYGLGARLIERSLAKVLESSVELGFPPEGAEARISFPLSA